The nucleotide sequence gctttccattcttgaactgcatcgaattgcatcgaatcgtactgaatcgttttttatgaacatgtatcttttcttgtatcgaatcgtgcccatgtatctggATGTGAATCggatcgtcttttacatgagagattcacaccactaatgtttacacacaaacacttacacttagccctaaacatgattttaaaaacagtaccATTGCCGTTTTTATGTTACTGTAGCTGTAGCTTTTGTACGGGTATCCTTTTTCACTACATTTGGATTAGCTGCCTGATCAGGGGCGTAGCCAGGATTATTTTATAGGGGGGGCCAGCTGGGTCCAGACTTTTTATTGGGGTGGCACTTGGGAATCAAAACTATTTGAAAACTACTCAAACAGTTTTGAagattaggatagcctattttaataatggcaatAAATTGTGTAAAGCCAACACTGATACACAGGTCAGTTTGTTGTCCACTCCAACACATTTTCCATAAATAGGCCAATACTATAAAAAAGTACATTATGATAATGCACCTTACTTAATCAGTCTTATTCAAATGATGTTAAAGAACAATactaaaatatagctgcaagcagcaatgtgggggccaagcaggcagttcagcaggccagatttgccatgcaacTCAATGCTGTGGCATCAGGCATATAGAATTAAGCAGTCACAGAAAGTTCCATGcaaaacaacccaagattggctgagttacaaggtcaagtttcacatcaaaacataactgattttgtgtggctgaaccagggctgagtgtcgccgccccctcaACCAGCCAACTCACCGCCGCAATcgcccctgcccgtcccaccctGCCCCACCCTTGCAtgcacgcattagaattaatTGAATGGAACTCGCTgtatcagtttcacatcaaaaataaaagattgattgagatatgatcatgcttgctgtgatttcaatgcccccatagaggtcaaaggtcaccaaattatttgtgcatcatcaggatgaaccagacggttctatgggctgccattgacctccattgcagaataatgcagcaactacaggccaaaatacatttttgccaattacagagccccctagaggtcaaaggtcaccaaattccttgagcgtccccctgattgggtcctgagtccatgcaccAATTTTGGCTTTGATAAATGCAAGGGTatctgagatatgagctcacttcctgtttggcggcttcacagaaagtttcgattggctgttacagccgaATGCTACTGTCAAAtgttccaaaaagcaatgcactgataaggcatggtctgaagatggtctctgccaattttggtgaggatccgctgaaatttgtgacctgacaaaacttgtatgtgtttttgattaaatccaatatggcggccgaatcaattacgatgacatcacaaattggcttgggtcggcctaaggacatTCAACAGTAcaaccagacaccactagtgcattttaattctaagcaaaactgctgctacaggccaaaagacatgattcttaattacagcaccccctagaggtcaaaggtcaccagatttcttgagcgtccccctgattgggtcctgagtccatgcaccAATTTTGGCTTTGATaaatgcaagggttgctgagatatgagctcacttcctgtttggcggcttcgccgcaaattttgattggctgttacgggcgaacggtaatacttccgaagacgaaaagtgataacttttgtgaggcttggtctgaaaatgatctgtgtaaaatttggtgggaatcagagaaagtatgtgacccctgatacattttaagtgtttttgatgaaatccaaaatggcggaaaatccatcatggcggaaaatacctgacttttgaaaatcggacctacgggtcaaaagttacgcgagtgaacacacttccaactttggtctgttggtggcgctagagggttcgagttgccgacatgaatccccaattagtgtgccaaatttcccaactttttaccagacggttctatgggctgccattgacttccattgcatataataataataataggaaaacgtagaaacacaatgaggtcctcgcagcttcgctgcttggcccccaactaATACAAATATTGTATGCAGATATTTAATCTTATACTGATGGCCAAACTATATTTCTTTCTGATATCCACTCCAAGTACTTGGCTGTACAGTAAGTAACATGGCTCTGAAATAAgaaattaacccttagaaccctagactgttttaagggctttttcactacctttagttagaagcatttatcctggtcaatgtaagtgccatacacacatgctatacattgtttttttcagcagagtctaggctacccagacctgccacaatttcatgtattaatacatgcattgatttcattttgatttttaaataataaaaatacaaaaagtgtattattaaaaattcttatattttgacatgtatctcaccactgcaaACTGTCAgctggcacatgtgtgtgtagggcagactgtcctgaatctggcaatatcattgccatggtggagggattctctggggctgagcaaatgtgaaaaatatgtggtgtgtgccttacggaaataaatgcctttTTATTTTAGCCCTATGAGCCCTACTCTATTTTTGGCCATTctcactacctttagttataagcatttatcctggtcattCTAAGTGCCATTTACACATGCTATATTTTTTCAGAACAGTCTAGACTACCCAGATCTGCCACCAATTCAtattaatacttgcattgatttggttttgatttttaaataatacatAGACAAAAAGTGTATTATACCATTCTTATTTTGAAATGTATCTCTGTCAGCTGGACATGACTTTTATGTATGTTTAGGGCAGACCTGAAActggcaatataagaaccatggtgGAGGGGGGCTTTGGGGATGACAATTTACAGAcatgtggtgtgcgccttacataaataaatgacattttttttatttagtaatgaaaaatgacctttctgcgctccatatctgtgacacgaactgatcttaCCTGACTGAACCCGAGTTTGCGTGTTCTGTGTGTACACTAATGATGATTCtaaaacaactttttactgcattgtcaTGAACAAAGTTaaggcaaaaaggtgtttctttgtcgaataaattgggatgcaatgtgagtctCGAATTAGATGCCATGCAGAAATTTGCtgggatctcaaaaccggattatgaacatactttgccatagagacacacatgataacgttggattatgaacatgcttacAAAAACgtacaaaaacgtggggtaagtcgagctatattaAGTTATTATTTTGATGTCATTTCGTCTGTTTTTTAACCCAGAAttatgtacttggtatcaaatgatagcgctgtgtctcctctttcatctgacatgcgtggcataggCCTATCTATCCGATCGTATCACGGGTTCGTGATAGGgcctaattcaaacgagagtaatgtgtgcagcgttggtttttgtacatgatgttattttgcagtcacgtTGTCTGTTTTTATAGCCAGGAAGCATCGATACTTGGTACCAAtagatagccctgtgtctcctctttcttctgatatgcttgccatatctatgcgatcacgggttcgcgagtaattcaaacgcgagtaatgggtgcgcaggtgaactgtaaatatgaatcaatttgatttaattatttatttatttttcatacttgatcgccCAGGCAAGTGtttagtctcgttggaaagccccacttctgctctgtcacgcaatgaaggtttcatctcgctgcgatgaacagttctggagcaatgtaacaaagaACTCAGGCAAAGCAGCAGCCTGCCTCTGCTTGACCAGCTATGGCAAGAACCACGCAGTcagcaaattatgttttttataaAGTAGCCTAGGGTAGGCCCTATTAGCATACTTTTATTGGAGCCATCCGGAGATATGGGCCTAATATGCTTGCATTTCACCCAAATTTTATCGAAATATTTTTGTAACAGCGTTACCGCGGGCATCCGATTATTTCTGATCAGCCCCACAAACCTAACAAGGACAACCCAACGCAGCTCACTTGGCTATGATTCGTGACACATTCTAACATCTTATTAGCATTAATGTTCCAACTCATCATCAACTCACCTGTTGTTACTGAGGTTAAGTAGTAGTCTACTGTCAAGTGTTTTTTAACAGATGACTTGAATTgtcccgctgctgctgctgctgctgctgctgcactagGCCTTATAGCCTACTCACGATTTGATCACAACCGTGGGCTACACTTCAGTCCCTGCTTTGCCAATGGTCGTAGATAGAGtgcaaaaattttttttttttttgctttattttttttttttcactgaacgGGGCAAGGGGGGCAAGCTTTGACCAGTGGTAGCTCCGCCCCTGTGCCTGATGCGTGAAGAGAACAAGTAATGGAGAAACTTCCAATGTGATGCCTTGGTAACGTTATTAAGTTGGATTTTGAAGTTAATGCAACACCCTCGTTTCTATGAATCAAAGCCCATTAgataacattagcctactgtgGTTTAGCTTTGTATGGCAGTAACGTTATAGCCAAATATTTGTTTATGGTTACTGGGAGCGTCTATGTTCCCCGGTTCCTATATTCCCctctttgtatgggaccggggaacataggacccttttatAAAACCCCATAACCCCGagtggggaacataggacccagggaacatagggatgatcCCGTTAGACTAGGCTAGCTAACATTACACTGATACAATTGACTCTACTGATACAAACAACTTATCACTTCAACACCATTGACTGTAACTGTtcaaactgtaactgtaacagttcaactgttAACCGTAACAATTCAACACAACCAAACCATTGGTCAAACTCAATGTGCGTGTGAGTCGCTACAGGAACATACACTGACACCAATTTTAGGAAAAGGGCTGATGCTGACCGGTCTTCAGCTATTTTGGTACAGTTTATTACACATCCATAAGAATACATTTGAGTCGTTATATGCTCTGGATTATTATGAAGCAAAGGAACAAAGAACAAATAGGAACAAAgttgtgataaaaaaaatatcagggaggaaaaacctgagggggcacgtgcccccttaACTTCAATTTGCATGACGCCACTGGCTACAACACATTATATAAATCCgtacacacaacaaaaacaagcaataTAAAGAGAAATGATAATATCTGGATCTGATTCTATTTCCACAGTTGGTCAAGGAACAAGGATGAAGAACATGTCTTATATCAGTGACCTTATACTGGAAGAACTAGGACACTCTGAATCATTCACAGATGTTGTATTTTACACTCTGCTCTTTGTTTATATTACACTGCTAATAACCAATTTTGGTGTTCTTGTTCTCATCATTAGAGAGAATAGCTTACACCAACCGATGTACTTGCTATTTTGCAATTTGTCAGTGAATGATGTCCTTGGTAATACAATCATATTACCTCATTTGTTATTTGACATGATTGACATGGTTAATCTCTTATAATGCATGTGTTTCACAGGTATTTTTCAGCCATACTTATGGCTCAGCATCACACACCATTCTAATCATAATGGCTATTGATAGGTATGTGGCTATATGCAATCCATTGCGATACAATGCAATAATGACAGTTAAGTCAGTTGCACTcttgtctgtgtctgcctgGGGTGTTTCAGTTGTATTAGTCGGTGTGTTAGTGAGCCTCACTCTCAGGTTGTCCCATTGTAGGTCAGTTATTCCGAATTTTTATTGTGACAATGCCTCCTTGTTCAAGTTATCTTGTGAAGATGTGTCTATTAATAATATCTATGGACTGTTCTACACTGTGGTGCTATTTTCCTCCTCAAAGGGTACTGTCGCTGTCACTTACATTAGAATTGCTGTTGTATGCGTGACTAAGAAAAATGCAGAACTTAACAACAAAGCCATCCAAACATGTGCAAGTCATTTAGTCTTGTATCTGATAATGTTACTGACAGGATACATTGTGATCATCATGCATCGGTTTCCAGAACACAGATTTTTAAGAAAACTCATTGCTATTGGTTTCCATGTTGTACCTGCCCATTTAAATCCAATTATTTATGGCCTAAAGACTAAACATTTAAGTCAGAAAATTGTGAAAATATTTCAAAGGAAAATAACGCTTCATTAgagaacatttttaaaaaatttcaATACATCTATAAGTAAACTTTTTGACATTGTTTATGGAAAATATATCCACAAGTATGAGAAATCCATTTCTATGTACATGATGAGAATCAAGTAAATAGAAACAATGAAACATTGAAGGGCACACAAGTGTCCTTCACAGTTACTACACATGATTATTATTTGATTTCATTGAACTTGTCATGATTGCATATGGTGAAGTTGCTTGACATAAGCAATTCGAAATACTAAATTCTTAAACCCAGTTAAGGCACTGGGTAATGCAAACCTTGTGTTGACTGTGTTGGACAGGTGGTGTGAAACTTTACTTTCTTGTTGCAGTAAGTAAAGTAAAGATGCaaaaattttattttttcattccattacaTGATATTATGAATGGCAGTAAACACCACATTCTGTAAAAAAGTAGGGGAGCAGAGTTGAATGTTATTCTAACAACTACTTTAATCAGTCAGAACTCTCTTTTCTGATTTGTATGTACAATGATAGctgtgcagtagcctacatacgTTAGGTAAAACCTCCTTCCTGACGCCTAAGTGACTTGTTAGTAAAGGATTCTGGCATCCATATGTTTTATCTCCCTTGCTCGCATGCTTGCCTCACAATCTGAGGTGCTATATGTTACGGGTCCGAGCCCTAGCATGGCTTTGTTACGAAATAtgcatatttagtttgtttattattgctctTTTCCACTTTAAGGGTACCCCGAGAGCAaatcttctttagtgctgctttaaaacTGATTTGCTTGATATGCAGGTATGTTGAGGCTACAGTAAATAGGGCTAAAAATTATGTTTATTGTATTTGACTGTTTATATTGACATTTTGAAACCAGACATAAATGTAACTTAAAAGTTATTTTCCCTGGCCTGTTGAGGCTACAATAAATAGGACTAAACATTATGTTTATTGTGTTTGACTGTtcatattgacattttaaaagcatACATAAAAGTAACTAAAAAGTTACTTTCCCTCATAAGTAATAACTTTTATTTAGAAATTGGTAAAGTAATTAAATTACTTTTGTACGGTAGCGTATTGCTGCCACACCAAACAACAAAAGGCTCAGTATCACGTAATTACGTGAGGTTTCTTGTTATTAAAACatgaaaaagatattgttataaGATATTTATCACGTTATCACATGAAATCATCACGTTATTTCAAGATAACGAAACTAGATGAAATTAGAGGCAAGAATATTATGGAGTTACATTAGTGCCTCTTTTAGAAGCGAGCAGTAGAACAACTTGAGTGCAGAAAAATGTTTTGAGCAGGAAATGATACGTTTGTGCCACAATTGTCAACTAATAAGAAAAATCAGGGGAGATCATTTACTGTCAGTGGGAAAGAAGGAAAATTGCTGAACCGAACACGCCAACTTAAAGTTATATCTCGAGATGTCAGGTGTTGCGTGATTAACACCTACTtatgcacctaacccctcactactGATGGAAATAATTTTATATGACCTTTTCTTGCCCCAGACTAGATGGAGGCTTAGCCACATTTACATTGACCATGTATTCTCTCGCTCTTCCTTTGATCTATTCAATGCAGATGTAGGTGTGAAATGCTCCCCACTGGCTGGGCACCATTTGTACCACCATCTGTTCCACAACTCCTTTGTTCTGTCTTTGGTTAGACAAAGACCCTAGGTtaaactttagctgaattatatgtttgtgttattaactgtattcatgtttggtatcatttttatagtctcagtacaaggagtACAATGATTTAAGTGTAAGAATGTTTAGAACATCTTGTATAACATTTCTACCTGAGGAGCCTGCCTAATATGTTAATAGcaagtaggtgtgtgtaggtgtgtctgggtgtggctGACTGTAACGGCGGGAAGAGAAAGCCAATCACAGGACGTTGTACCTATGACCACCACTTGAACCACACCTTTGCAAATTGAGCATAAAAGGCCAGTCTCTTCCGGTAGTCTTTAAAATTGTAGTTGATGCTTCTGAGCTGAAAGCTGTAGTCTCCCTTGACGCGCGTTATTGTAAAGTAAAGCCTGAATCTTGGATATCTGGAATCCTGCCGAAGTCTGCTGTGTTTTTGTCAAGTAATTATATCCACCCATAATTACTTTCACTACTCCCCGAAGGCGccgtagcaggcagctcactgctccgggttagtgtgtgcttcacctcactgtgttcactgtgtgctgtttgtgtttcactaattcacggattgggataaatgcagagaccaaatttccctcacaggatcaaaagagtatatatacttatacttaattgtTCGACTTCAATAAATTCTTTGTTTTAAACTATTCTGTGGGCCACTGAACCTTATTGGTGGATGGTCTGCTCCTCAGGGTAGTAGGTTGTGGTGGTCGCACAACGCCCTCCTGGTCACATTATACATTCCTCTTTAGCAATCCTGACTGCTAACATCCTGAACTTCAGCAGCCAATGAGAACCTATCTCCCCTGAATTtcctgggggtcgtttctagaaaagttagcaacaacgttgctcaaccaccgtggtacgacgcaacttgcggccaaacaacgacattgttacacctgtttccagaaagcatcgtacctgtgtcacAATTTGCTACCTCCGGCGTTcgaacaccatagttccaacaacgttgttgatgatgcagcgatacctTGGTGGAAACAGTagcaacgtgtaataccccaccccctagaaaatTCTCTGCCACGGCCTAAGTCgacatttttataatttaaaccgagtgattaatgctggcattgtcatcgtcatctgcaaaaacctaaaccaattgcaagtatataaaacattttactgaagccgaccactatgtgtcattatttgtgttaaatatttatgttggaaaaaatatatagcctggacgaaTGTCTGGGTATCGCATATCTTTTTAATTGTCTCGTGGTATAACGGTAGCGCGTCAGTGTTCTACGCGCTCGGCCGGAGTTCGCGTCgtatctcttcttttcacctctgagtaagagtaggcctacgagacacaacaataggttttgaccatacatatttatgtatatagttactctacatcaaCAGACCATAGAtacaagacatcagtcaaaaacaattgaatctacgtttcacactagttcacctgcaggtagcaaGAAGcaaatctcacatcataagaaaatctaCCCTACAACGCTGGGATAACAAGTCACCTgatttagccactacaccatttattACTGTGCTGATTTTAAGAGTCTGTGAAGATAATAATACTAGCTTATCAAAATGCAAGGCAATACtcaaattaacataaatagccagaatgagccaagtaggggagtccGTCTCTTACTCAAAATAAAGCTTACAGtactatatacaccagggtatgaatagcatccacttctaactatacattgatgcaaacagcataccttattcagagtgtctattacacagctgagctattcacaccctgttacgtaacaaaaaaaaaacatgttgcttgttttttttattattattattgtgtgatcaatatggcagaataaatgcacaggggtgcaaatagcatacactgatatttgtaccagacggggtattaatagaacacattgctttgtgcaccggggtacgaatagcatacattgatatttgaaCCAGACGGgctactaataggacacattgctgtgtgcaccggggtacgaatataattcacttctaattgcacaatggtacgaatagcatacactgctaattgtaccaggggtgcaaatagccttacccaaaCAATTATTTTGCCACATTCCGTTAAGAAATAGGGTTTTGGAAATGCATACAATTTGAACTTACAGTACAGCACACTGATTCACGTTGCTTTATTAAGCCTCGCACTCGACACGCCCCTCCCCTCTGTGCACAGGCCACACAAGCAGTTTTGgttgcgtgtgttgtgtgtgtgctcgtgcagTGGTAGCATCATGAAAGTACAGTTCTAGTACACATTTAAATACAGTGCACAAAAAAGTGCTGGTACATATTAAAAACACTGGTACAGATTAGATTAAAAGTACAGTTCTAGTACACATTAAGATGCAATGCACAATAAAGTGCTGGTGTATATTAAAGTGCTAGTACATATTAAAAGTGCTGGTACAGATTAAGTGCTGGTACAGTTCTGGGGCCGGTTCCCCAAAACGTTCTTATCGCTAAGTAGTTCTTAACCTATTCCTTAACCTATCTCTTAACGTTATGGCACGATTCCCGACACGTTCGTACGCTAAGTATATCTTCTGTAAGTCACGCGTTCGTAAGGTTGGTCTGGACCATTTGTAAGCTCTTTCTTAGCGTTGTTTGAGCTCAAGACGCTAGTTCGTAGACTATTTCGTAATGTCATTAAAGCGTTCAAATTGGCAATCACTTTTGACAATTAAAAGCTGGCACAGAATTTGCCTCTAAATGGCTATCTATAAATGGGTAAGCATGGTGGTGTCCAGTAAGTGACCAACTATGGCAGCGATCCAACGTGTCAAAGACAGTGTTGGCCGCGGAGCCGTTTAGTCCATGTCTCTCCATagctcttttttgttgttgttgcacaaGTTATTCCGAAAGCTGGAAAACCCCACCATATTGTGTTGGctatctaactctctctctcttcattgtagataggttgctttttattgaaaacattaaccaatggcaaaaatactaacctgaccctagccagatgaatttcgcctgcctagctccactcatccatctggaaccgatccattgaagtgttgcttcagaaggctgggcctaatcaaaaaatgcttgcatatgattgaataagccacttgtccgtcatctattgacgtgctacttcaaccactcacatcgaagccaacccgtgacgctaataacagtcttacagtcgcttctacgctatgtcacatctatgaaactcccgccctgtgtcctgattggctataccataaaatcggttgcagaaatcactctcaatggaagaggtcccagatggatgtgagtgaagctaggcggagctaagcagaacgaaattcatctggctagggtcaggttaaatAAATACCGCATTAAACAGAAGTAACTGTAGCTGCTTGCCATTCAATTCTGATTGTAAAGTACCTTAccattaatataaaagtgtattaCATAATTTTTAGAAGTCGTTAAACCCATGTCAAAAAGCGGCACAAGTAGCACAATGGGAGGAAGGAGGGTGGATGATTAGCGAGGAATAGGCCTACCAGGTTCGTCTACCCGGCACAGCATATCATGTGAACTTAATACTGACAATTTGATAATTTAATTAATAGTCTATATTTTACTGATAACTTaaactatgttaaaataaatgttactggaATAATTTGAGGAATGTTTTATTTGCATAGAACGTGTTGTCTTTCTTAACGCCGTCATGCACCTTCGCGTGAAGTGGAAAATCGATTCCTGAGCAATCGATGCCAACTAATTCAGCACCTTCACTTGGGACAGCACCTTTGTAACGTCGAACGCAAGAGGCAGCGTGTTAAGAAGCTTCCTAAGGGACACTTCGGGGAACACACTTAGGAACATAAACAACTTTGGTAAGATATATCTTTCAAGTCTTCTTAGCACGCTAAGAGTGAACGTTATCGGGGAACCGGCCCCTGGTGCTTACAAAACCTCCCTACATTTGCTCATTAATGAActttgactgacaatgggacaAAGGAATGTTAAAACCAGTTGTGTTTGCATAAGGATACCCAGTACCTTCTCCCTGAGGGCATTTGTGAATATTCATTGTACAAAACCTGGGAACTGTCATTTAGAACATTTTCACCTGAGTGATGACAGCGCTTCACTTTTCACTCCCTGTGGTGCTAGCAAGATGACCAAGAGATGAGGCTTCTCCCTTTTGTCTATTGATCTGtaacctctctctcacctccaatCTAAGCTTATTATGACCATCCACAGCATGATGAAATAGTTTCTGGGCAAAATTTGTCCCTTTGTCTCCAAATAGCTGGCAAATAaaaggtaggtgcttgtctgaCCTTGTGCAGCTGATGCTAAACTGTTATAGGCTTATTTCAGAATccgaatcagctttattggccaggtttgcgtgcacaaacaaggaatttgacgtCGGTTAAACTTTGCTCGCAAGTACAACATTCACTTAAAACTACATAGTTCTCAGTAAAAATGTCAAGTTTTTGCCtaaaattgcactgtgcctatttacaagggcatt is from Alosa alosa isolate M-15738 ecotype Scorff River chromosome 15, AALO_Geno_1.1, whole genome shotgun sequence and encodes:
- the LOC125308711 gene encoding LOW QUALITY PROTEIN: olfactory receptor 52N2-like (The sequence of the model RefSeq protein was modified relative to this genomic sequence to represent the inferred CDS: inserted 2 bases in 1 codon), whose translation is MKNMSYISDLILEELGHSESFTDVVFYTLLFVYITLLITNFGVLVLIIRENSLHQPMYLLFCNLSVNDVLGNTIILPHLLFDMIDMVXISYNACVSQVFFSHTYGSASHTILIIMAIDRYVAICNPLRYNAIMTVKSVALLSVSAWGVSVVLVGVLVSLTLRLSHCRSVIPNFYCDNASLFKLSCEDVSINNIYGLFYTVVLFSSSKGTVAVTYIRIAVVCVTKKNAELNNKAIQTCASHLVLYLIMLLTGYIVIIMHRFPEHRFLRKLIAIGFHVVPAHLNPIIYGLKTKHLSQKIVKICRSSRRISSFHL